A DNA window from Solanum lycopersicum chromosome 3, SLM_r2.1 contains the following coding sequences:
- the LOC101265519 gene encoding putative kinase-like protein TMKL1, which produces MEHKHMLILIIVPCSVAVLIVLLLVIYLCTRRREEIVSRDVETSFEVKERDGVEKDLLIKFEDGEDLTVYEILDAPGEVIGKSSYGTLYRASLLSIDRVTLLRFLRPACTVTMKEVVPVMELLGSLRHPNLVPLCAFYAGQRGEKLMVHPFYRYGTLAQLIRDGNGDAHKWHIICRISIGIAQGLDYLHTDLEIPIIHGNLKSNNILLDRHFMPYVSDFGLHLLLNPTAGQEMLEASAAQGYKAPELIKMREVSEETDIYSLGVILLELLTGKEPFYRKPNFDKDIYLPNAIQSAILDHRVADFYHPQILVSKTDDGQRAVNEDHVYEFLQLAVACCSPSPALRPTIKQVLSKLEEIGK; this is translated from the exons ATGGAACACAAGCATATGCTTATACTTATTATAGTACCATGTTCAGTAGCTGTTTTGATTGTTTTGTTGTTAGTGATCTATTTATGTACAAGGAGAAGAGAGGAAATTGTTTCTAGGGATGTTGAAACTAGTTTTGAGGTTAAAGAAAGAGACGGGGTTGAAAAAGATTTGTTGATCAAGTTTGAAGATGGTGAAGATCTTACTGTGTATGAAATCTTGGATGCCCCTGGTGAAGTTATTGGGAAATCAAGTTATGGAACTTTATACAGGGCTAGTTTGCTGAGTATTGATAGAGTTACATTGTTAAGGTTTTTGAGACCAGCTTGTACTGTCACAATGAAAGAAGTTGTGCCTGTAATGGAACTTTTGGGGTCTTTAAGGCATCCTAATTTGGTGCCTCTGTGTGCATTTTATGCAGGCCAAAGAGGAGAGAAACTGATGGTACATCCTTTTTATCGTTATGGTACTTTAGCTCAATTGATTAGAG ACGGGAACGGTGACGCTCATAAATGGCACATCATATGTAGGATCTCCATTGGCATTGCTCAAGGACTAGACTATCTGCACACAGACTTAGAAATTCCCATAATCCATGGAAATCTCAAGTCGAATAATATACTTTTGGATCGACACTTCATGCCATATGTGTCCGATTTTGGATTGCATCTTCTCTTGAATCCAACTGCAGGCCAAGAAATGCTTGAAGCTTCAGCAGCTCAGGGGTATAAAGCCCCTGAATTAATCAAGATGAGAGAAGTTAGCGAAGAAACTGATATTTACAGCCTTGGGGTTATCTTGTTAGAGTTATTAACAGGGAAAGAACCATTCTACAGGAAACCAAATTTTGATAAGGATATTTATTTGCCTAATGCCATTCAAAGTGCGATTCTTGATCATAGAGTTGCGGATTTTTATCATCCACAAATTCTGGTTAGCAAAACTGATGATGGCCAAAGGGCGGTTAATGAAGATCATGTTTATGAATTCCTTCAGCTGGCTGTGGCTTGTTGTTCTCCCTCACCTGCTCTTAGGCCTACTATAAAGCAGGTCCTCAGCAAGCTTGAAGAAATTGgaaagtaa
- the LOC101265211 gene encoding U-box domain-containing protein 35-like has translation MMEEKDGEVIKVEGLTALPLLNSSTIAVAINGKKKSKYVVKWALDKFVTEGKVCFKLLHVRPRITCVPTPMGSFIPISQVREDVVAAFRKDVEWQTSENLLPYKMLCTTRKVQVEVLQLESDDIVNAIAQEVTKLNIIKLVIGASSRSIFSRGQSLSSRISDSTPKFCTIYAVSKGKLLSVRPSDPEINGSSSAGDSFTSCSITSSTVHTSSSLTERSEPDSSSLYSHFRSPSLPMQRFRALSHINQNFPHRRASSNVSVHHKSLSLDFGDGEDDVRSCPVGTYLTDRDDLASSFRSLVSENYTTADDQASISGTLTDSSSRYETDINFELEKLRAELRHTRGMYAVAQTEVLDASRKINDLHKRRLEEDVKLREICLKEEEVKELARKENEKYEAAKREADYVNECAEREAAQRKEAELLALREAKEKDKLENALTGQAHQYQEFTWEEIISSTSSFDENLKIGMGGYGTVYKCSLHHTTVAVKVLHSEGSHLTKQYQQELEILSKISHPHLLILLGVCPDRGCLVYEFMENGSLEERLLRKNDTPPIPWFDRYRIAWEVASALVFLHNSKPDPVIHRDLKPANILLDRNFVSKIGDVGLSTMINSDAALSTIYKDTGPVGTLCYIDPEYQRTGLISPTSDIYAFGMVLLQLLTAKAAMGLPHIVETAIDKDNLTKVLDPEAGNWPLEETKKLAMLALKCTELCRRDRPDLKDEILPALETLKEVADKTRDSALTTKSPPPNYYLCPLLKDIMKDPCVAADGFTYDRNAIETWLKEKDISPMTSLPLAHKNLLPNYALLSAILDWKSR, from the exons ATGATGGAAGAAAAAGATGGAGAAGTAATTAAAGTGGAAGGCTTAACTGCTCTGCCTTTATTAAACTCTTCAACCATTGCAGTAGCTATCAATGGTAAGAAAAAGAGCAAATATGTAGTCAAGTGGGCTTTGGACAAATTTGTTACTGAAGGAAAGGTTTGCTTCAAGCTGTTACATGTCCGTCCGCGCATAACGTGTGTGCCAACCCCCA TGGGAAGCTTTATACCTATTTCACAAGTGCGGGAGGATGTAGTGGCTGCTTTCCGAAAGGATGTGGAGTGGCAAACAAGTGAAAATCTGCTTCCTTACAAGATGTTATGTACTACTCGAAAG GTCCAAGTAGAAGTTTTACAACTTGAATCAGATGATATCGTGAACGCAATAGCACAGGAGGTCACCAAGCTTAATATCATCAAGCTTGTGATAGGTGCTTCATCTCGCAGCATATTTTCTAG GGGACAAAGCTTATCCTCAAGAATCTCGGACAGTACTCCAAAATTTTGTACCATCTATGCTGTTTCAAAAGGAAAACTGTTATCTGTACGTCCTTCTGATCCAGAGATAAATGGAAGCAGTTCGGCTGGAGACAGTTTCACAAGTTGCTCAATCACCAGTTCAACAGTTCACACTTCAAGTTCACTAACAG AAAGGTCAGAACCAGACTCAAGTTCTTTATACAGTCACTTCCGTTCTCCTTCACTGCCAATGCAAAGATTTCGAGCTCTTTCACATATCAATCAGAACTTTCCTCATAGAAGAGCAAGTTCAAATGTATCAGTCCACCATAAAAGCTTATCTCTTGATTTTGGTGACGGAGAGGATGATGTCAGGTCTTGTCCCGTAGGAACATATCTTACTGATAGAGATGACCTTGCTTCTAGTTTTAGgagcttggtatcagagaacTACACTACGGCAGATGATCAAGCTTCAATTTCAGGGACTCTGACAGATTCATCGTCGAGATATGAG ACGGACATCAATTTTGAGCTAGAGAAGCTAAGAGCTGAATTAAGGCATACTCGAGGAATGTATGCAGTTGCACAAACTGAAGTACTTGATGCTTCTAGGAAG ATAAATGATCTGCACAAGCGCCGTTTGGAGGAAGATGTTAAACTTCGGGAAATTTGTTTGAAGGAAGAGGAAGTAAAAGAGTTGGCACGAAAAGAGAATGAGAAGTACGAAGCTGCGAAAAGGGAAGCTGATTATGTGAATGAGTGTGCTGAAAGAGAGGcagcacaaagaaaagaagcAGAACTTCTAGCCTTACGTGAGgcaaaagaaaaagacaagcTTGAGAATGCCTTGACAGGCCAGGCACATCAGTACCAAGAATTCACTTGGGAAGAAATTATATCTTCCACCTCTTCTTTCGATGAAAATCTTAAAATTGGTATGGGGGGATACGGAACTGTTTATAAGTGCAGCTTGCATCATACTACAGTGGCTGTCAAAGTTCTTCACTCTGAGGGATCTCATCTAACAAAGCAGTATCAGCAAGAG CTGGAAATATTGAGCAAAATTAGTCATCCACATTTGCTGATCCTTCTTGGTGTGTGCCCCGATCGTGGTTGCTTAGTGTATGAGTTCATGGAGAATGGTAGCTTGGAGGAGAGGCTTCTCAGGAAAAATGATACACCTCCAATTCCATGGTTTGATAGATATCGAATTGCATGGGAAGTGGCTTCTGCCCTTGTCTTTCTTCACAACTCCAAGCCAGATCCGGTTATTCATCGTGATCTAAAGCCTGCAAACATATTGCTTGATCGTAATTTTGTCAGTAAAATTGGTGATGTTGGCCTCTCAACCATGATAAATTCGGACGCTGCCTTATCCACTATTTACAAAGATACTGGTCCTGTGGGAACACTTTGCTACATAGACCCTGAGTATCAAAGGACTGGATTGATCTCTCCAACATCTGATATTTATGCATTTGGGATGGTTCTCTTGCAGTTGCTAACAGCAAAAGCAGCAATGGGACTTCCCCACATTGTTGAAACAGCAATCGATAAGGATAATCTAACTAAGGTACTAGATCCAGAGGCTGGTAATTGGCCGTTAGAAGAGACAAAGAAACTAGCTATGCTAGCACTTAAATGCACAGAGCTTTGTCGAAGAGACAGGCCCGATTTGAAAGATGAAATTCTCCCTGCATTGGAGACACTGAAAGAAGTAGCTGATAAGACTCGAGATTCTGCCTTGACTACCAAATCTCCTCCTCCTAACTACTATTTGTGTCCTTTACTCAAG GATATAATGAAGGACCCTTGTGTGGCAGCTGATGGTTTTACTTATGACAGGAATGCAATAGAAACATGGCTAAAAGAGAAGGATATATCACCAATGACAAGTCTACCATTAGCTCATAAGAACCTTCTACCAAATTACGCACTGCTTTCTGCGATTCTGGACTGGAAATCAAGATAG
- the LOC101267007 gene encoding probable isoaspartyl peptidase/L-asparaginase 3 isoform X2, with protein sequence MEVGAVAAMRYVPEGIKAAKLVLEYTKHTMLVGDQASAFAISMGLQGPTNLSSVESIEKWTKWKDNSCQPNFRKNVIPRDSCGPFHPNGPSIRRCLMDNELRPNEFGSVNVGLHSHDTISMAVIDQIGRIAVGTSTNGATFKIPGRVGDGPIAGSSAYADAEVGACGATGDGDIMMRFLPCYQAVENMRLGMEPKLAAKDAISRIARKYPNFIGALFAVNRNGTHAGACHGWTFQYCVRTPGMNDVEVFTVHPQ encoded by the exons ATGGAGGTCGGCGCTGTTGCTGCTATGAGATATGTGCCAGAGGGAATTAAAGCTGCGAAGTTAGTGTTGGAGTATACTAAACATACTATGCTCGTCGGGGATCAAGCCTCAGCTTTTGCCATTTCGATGGGCCTTCAGGGGCCTACAAACCTAAGCTCAGTTGAGTCAATAGAGAAGTGGAcaaaatggaaagataattcttGCCAACCTAATTTCCGGAAAAATGTTATCCCTAGAGATAGTTGTGGTCCATTCCATCCCAATGGTCCTTCAATAAGAAGATGCCTGATGGATAACGAGCTCAGGCCTAATGAATTTGGATCAGTTAATGTAGGTTTACATAGTCATGATACAATATCCATGGCTGTCATCGATCAA ATTGGACGGATTGCTGTTGGAACATCAACTAATGGAGCCACATTCAAGATTCCTGGAAG GGTTGGTGATGGACCTATAGCAGGGTCTTCAGCATATGCGGATGCTGAAGTTGGTGCTTGTGGAGCCACTGGGGATGGTGATATTATGATGCGCTTCCTTCCGTG TTATCAGGCTGTGGAGAATATGAGATTGGGAATGGAACCGAAACTTGCCGCAAAAGATGCTATATCGCGAATTGCAAGGAAATATCCAAACTTCATTGGCGCTCTATTTGCAGTCAACAGAAATGGGACTCATGCAGGTGCATGCCATGGTTGGACTTTTCAGTACTGTGTCAGAACTCCTGGGATGAACGATGTTGAGGTCTTTACTGTTCACCCTCAGTGA